The following is a genomic window from Nitrospira sp..
GATCGATGCTGACCGCGAGGATCACCAACCCATCCTTTTCGAAATTCTTGTACAGGACCTCCATCGACGGCATTTCCTCACGGCAAGGCTTGCACCAGGTCGCCCAGAAATTCAAAAAGACGACCTTGCCGCGGTAGTCGGACAACCGCAGCTGTTTATCGTTCAAATCCGGCAACTGAAAATCCGGCGCCTCTTTTCCCACGATCAGCGGCTCGTACTTCGAACTCTGCAACCAGACGACGAGAAACATCACCCCGAGAATGGCGGCGGCGGCAAGCACGACGATCGTTCGAGACGGACCGGTGCGTGCGACGGTGCCAACGGAACTCTGTATCGATTGATCAGCCATCGGCTAGGCGTACGCGTGCAACCCGGAAAGCAGAAAATTCACTCCCCAGAAACAGAAAATCACCATGAGAAACCCAAAGATCGCGTAGATCGCCGCCTTGTGCCCCTCCCATCCCCGGGTCATGCGGGCATGGATGTAGGCGCCGTAGATCAACCACACGATCAACGACCAGGTTTCTTTCGGATCCCAACTCCAGTAGCCACCCCACGCATAGTTGGCCCACATCGCGCCGAGAATGATCCCGAAGGCCAGCAGTGGAAAACCCAACATGATCGCCTTATACCCGAGTTCATCGATGGTCTCGAGATCCGGAAAGGCGGCATAAAACCGGGACTGGCTTCCACGATTCACCGCCCGCTCTTTGAACAGGTACATCAGCCCGAGTCCTCCCGCCATGGCAAAGGCGGCGTAGCTGGTCAAGGTGACCGACACATGGATGTAAATCCAATAGCTGTTCAAGGCCGGTACGAGCGGCTCGGCGGTCTGGTATCGATAGGGCAGGAGTGATGCCGCTCCCATGGCGATAAACCCGATGCCGACCACGAAGGCCCCCACGGCCTTGATCCTGTACCGGAATTCCAGGAGCACGTACCCCAAGATAATCGCCCAGGACACGTAAGCCATCGCTTCGAACTGGTTCGACCAGGGCGCAAAGGTACCGGAATGCTGCATGCGCTCGAATGCGCGTGTCGTCAAGGCCAGGGTGTTCAGCACCCACCCGAAGACGGTGACCAGCGTGGCGACCTGCCCCAATTGGGTGGCCCAGGCGCCGTCGCGTTCTTCTATGTCGTCGATCGGATGGCCGGCGGCAGCCAGCTGCATGGCCGGACGTTTGGCAAACAGATAGGCCACATACAATCCCAACGCAGCCAAGTACAGCCAGAACGTCATATCGAAGAGAAACAGTGATCGCATCATACGGGCCTCCGTCTATCGTAGATTGCGGCGCCGACCGGATAAAACGTTTCCCACGGCCGTACCGCGTCCGTCTTTAAGATGAGGGCTTCGACAGGATCTTCTCCGTCAGTTTCTTGAATTCTTTTTGGAAGTCGATCTGACTCTTGTGTGTCGTCCCGCCCATATGGAGGGTGACGCCGGATTCGTTCGGAACGATCTTCGCCCATAACCGGCGATGGTAAATCAGAGACGACAGCGTCATCCCCACCACCAACATCGTACACCCGATCCACACCATAGTGATGCCGGGATTTCTGGCAATCTGCAGACCGGTGAATTTCTTCGGCTGGTATCCGATAAATTCGAACTGGTATGCGGAATCCTTAATCTCGAACAGATCCGGGTAATGATAAAACACCCAGGGGGTGGACTGCACGCGGCTCCGTTCATCGACCGCCAGCCTGATCGCCGGATTGGCGTGTTCGGCGGTCTTGGAAAAGACTTTTTTCTCGGTTGAATTGAATGCGAAGTCGGCCACAAAATCGGTCATCTTCATCTTCAAGGGAAGGCCCTCGACGGCTTTCTCTTTGTTCCACTCCAGGTCGACCGTGGCGACGATTTTATCGCTGGCTTTCTCCTTGATGTTGATCCGCGCTGCTTCGATCTGATCCCAGGCATCGCCGTAACTGGACTGGTAGAACCAGATCCCCTTGTAGACCAACGGATCATTGACCGTAATCGTCTTGGTCGTGGTCGGCGTCCCCTGATCGATCACGGTCAAGGTGCTGTTGTAGGATTTGACCGATCCATTTTCATGGTAGTCGATCCAGAATTTGTCCACCCGGAGATCAAAGTTTCCCCGCGGGATGTGGTAGGTCTGCCCCTCTAGGCAGACACCGAACTCCTGAAATCCGTAGTAACTGCCCAGCAGGCCGCCCAGTACGATGACCGTCGCGCTGAGGTGGGCGACGTGGGCCCCGACTCGACCCATGATTCCTTTTGTCGCATAGATCGTGACCTCGCCGGGGTCGCTTTTTGTCAGGACACGATAGCCCTTCTCGGCAAACAGCCTCACCAACTGTTCCGCCGCCGATTCTTTCGACTGATTGAGCGACAGGGTCGTCTGCTGCTTCATACCCTGGATGAAGGCCAGCGACACGCTGACTTTGTCCTGACGCATGGACCGCCATACGCCGGGGAATCGTTTATAAAAACAGGTGAGAGAATTCACACAGAGGAGTCCCAGCAGACTCGTGAACCACCAGGTATGGTAGACGTCGGTGAAACCGAGGCGAAGGAACCAGCGGTACGCGTCTTCCCCATACTCCTGCACATAGGTTTCCGCCCGTTCGCCCTGCTGGATGACCGTGCCGATCGTCGCGGTCATGGCGAGCACGATGAACAGGAACATCGCCAATTTGATCGAGGCGAAGAATTCCACCACCTCTCGTGAAAACTCCTCCCAGCCCAATCCGGACGTGGAAGGACCGGTGGTGCTCGGATCGGACACTGCGCCTGGTTTACCGTTCATGAAACTATGGCCCTACCTACATCCATCCGGACATCATACAGACTCCATCATCATAAAATAAACGGAGGCACGCTGCTTGTGGGATCCTGCGCCACTGGAGGCCAGCACCACGAGGTTGGAATAGCCGGAGCAGAATGTTTCTTCTAAAAAAAAGTTCCAAATGCGCGAAAAGTAAGCTATCTTACAAATCACCTTGAGGGGCTGTCAAGCAAGAGACCGGTCCTGAACAAGAATCGATCGATTCGCTCAGATCTGTGGACAAACAAGGACTGGTCAGCTACTATTGCTTCAGCTTTCTGCTGAGTTACCTGATCATTCTGGAAACAGCGTCTTCCACATTCAGTCGCCGTGCTACCTGAGTTCAACCGCCGAATCCTCGACTCACTTCAATTCCAGGGGGAACAATGAGACATAATTACCTGTTCACGTCTGAATCGGTCACCGAAGGACACCCGGATAAAATCGCCGATCAAATTTCCGACGGAATCCTCGACGCCATCATTGCGCAAGACAAGCATTCGCGGGTCGCCTGCGAGACCATTCTGACCACCGGTATCGCCTTCGTCGCGGGTGAAATTTCGACCAAGGCTTACGTGGAGATCCCCGATATCATCCGCGAGGTGATCAAGGATGTCGGCTATACGGATGCCTCCTGGGGGTTCGACTCCAACACCTGCTCGGTCCTGACCTCCATTCACCAACAATCCAGCGATATCGCGATGGGCGTGGATTCCGGAGGTGCCGGCGACCAGGGACTCATGTTCGGCTATGCCACGAATGAAACGGCGGAACTCATGCCGATGCCCATCGTGCTGGCCCACCGGCTGACCAAACGTTTGGCGGAGGTGCGCAAGAAGAAGATCCTCAAGTGGGTGCGGCCCGACGGCAAATCCCAAGTGACGGTGGAATACAAAGACGGCAAACCCTTCCGCATCGACACCATCGTGGTGTCCACGCAACACAGTCCGGACGTAACCAACAAGCAAATCGAGAAGGAGTTGATGGAGCACGTCATCAGACCCTCCATGCCGAAGGGACTGTACGATCCGACGAGCGTCAAGCACCACATCAACCCGACCGGTCGATTCGTGGTCGGCGGTCCGATGGGCGATACCGGCCTCACCGGCCGCAAGATCATCGTCGATACCTACGGCGGCCACGGCAGTCACGGGGGCGGCGCCTTTTCCGGAAAAGATCCTTCCAAGGTCGATCGCTCAGCTTCCTACATGGCTCGCTACATCGCAAAAAATATCGTGGCAGCCGGCTTGGCCGCCAAATGCGAAGTGCAGCTGGCCTATGCCATCGGAGTGGCCGACCCCGTGTCGGTGTTGGTCGATACGAAGGACACCGAGAAGGTGGCGCCTGAAATCCTGGACAAATTGGTCCGAAAACATTTCCCGATGACGCCGCGCGGGATCATCGACCATCTGAAACTGCGCCGGCCCATCTTCAAGAAGACGGCCGCCTACGGACACTTCGGCCGGAACGAACCGGAATTCACCTGGGAAAAGATCGATAAGGCCAAGGCCCTGCGCAAAGACGCGGGCCGTTGAGACCACGCAGCGCGTCGCACCAGCCGAGGGGGCGGGTCGCAAGCCCGTCCCCTTTTTTCTGCAATCGCCGACATCAGCCGTTCATTCGTCACGACACAGGAGGGGGAACCAGTGGATTACGATGTGAAAGATATGGGATTGGCCGATCAGGGGAAACTGAAGATTGAATGGGCCGAGGCCACCATGCCGGTCCTGCGACTCATTCGAAAGCGGTTTGAGCGAGAGCAACCGCTCCAGGGCATCCGCGTCACCGCCTGCCTGCACGTGACGACGGAAACCGCCAACCTCATGAAGACGCTCAAGGCCGGTGGAGCAGACGTTCGCCTCTGTGCCTCCAACCCACTGAGTACGCAAGACGACGTGGCCGCAGCCTTGGTCCACCATGAAAGCATTCCGACCTTCGCCATCAAGGGGGAAGACAACAAAACCTACTACCGGCACATCGAATCGGCCATCGCCCACAAGCCGCACCTCTCCATGGACGACGGCGCCGATGTCGTCTCCCATCTGCACTCGAAGCGTAAGGAACTGCTCCGCAACGTGATCGGCGGAACAGAGGAAACCACCACCGGCGTTATCCGGCTCCGCAGCATGGCCGAAAAGAAGGTGCTGAAGTTCCCGGTCATCTCGGTGAATGACGCCGATACGAAGCACATGTTCGACAACCGCTACGGCACGGGCCAAAGCACGATGGACGGCATTGTTCGCGCTACCAACCGCTTGATTTGCGGCTCCAAAGTCGTGGTCGCCGGCTACGGCTGGTGCGGACGCGGCATTGCTATGCGCGCACGCGGGATGGGCGCCGATGTCATCGTGACCGAAATCGATCCCTTGAAGGGCCTCGAAGCCGTCATGGACGGGTTCCGCGTCATGCCAATGGGTGAAGCCGCACCGATCGGCGACTTCTTCGTGACCGTCACCGGCAACCTGAAGGTCATCCGCGGCGAACACTTTGCCGCAATGAAAGACGGCGCGATCGTCTGCAACAGCGGCCACTTCAACGTCGAGTTGGACATTCCCGCGTTGGAGAAACTCAGCAAGAAAAAGCTGGCGGTGCGTTCAGGCGTAGATCAGTACACCCTCAAGAACGGCCGCCGCGTCAGCCTCTTGGGGGAAGGTCGGCTGGTAAACCTGGCCACCGCCGAAGGCCATCCTTCCAGCGTCATGGACATGAGCTTCGCCAACCAAGCCCTGGGAGCAGAATTCATCGTCAAGAACTACAAGAAGCTCGAAAAGAAGGTCTATCCGGTTCCAGCCGACATCGATAAAGAAATCTCGCGCCTCAAGCTGGCCGGCATGGGCGTAGCCATCGACAAGCTCACCAGGGAACAGGTGAAGTATTTGGCCTCGTGGGAGATGGGGACGTAGAAACGAGGCGCGGGGCAGGTGCTCGACGGACGCGCGCATCGGAGAGCAACCCGTCTCTACCTCACGAAGATGACACTTAATAAAGGAGGCCGCCTCATTTGAGGCGGCCTTTTCTGTTTAGGCAAGTGCGATGACCCAAGCCTGTGCTGCAGTCGTAGAACACCCCCGACCATTCCCCACGTCAGATCAATGGGAGAAGAAAAATCAGGAGGGCCTCCTGCGAAGGATGATTTCAGCGGAAGAAGAGCACCAGATCAGCATTACCTCTTCAGAAAGTCGGGTTCGCAATCTGACCACAGCCCCTACCCTCATTGACTCGTCCTCAGAACCGGCGTATCGTTTTAGATACCCTTTAACATGGAGGGAACGCCATGTCGGTCATGTGCTCCTTGGCGGTCTGTAGGGCCCAAGAGGGAATGTGCGGCCATGAGAAGGTGATGCTCAGCGTCGCGTTGCTTGCCGCCGTCGGCTTCGGTGCCTACTTTCTAATCGGCTGATCGAATAGTCGACAGTCGCCTTCCTTCAAACAGCCTTTCGAAGGTTGAGAGGTGTGTGTGCCCTCTTTGCCAAAGGCCGACCCATCGTGATGGCAGCCACCACCGACCATTCGACCACGGCACGAGGACTCATCCTCGACGAGTTGTTCGATTTATCGCTCTATCAGGTTTTGCGAGCCATCGTAACCGACTCAGGCTCGCGCGACACGCTGGATGAATTGGTTGCAATCGAAGTCCGGCACCTCGCTTTTTGGCAGAACTTTTTCGAGATGAAGATCGACCGCCTGGATTTTCTCCGGCGCATCAAACTGCACATCCTATTGCTGACCTGTCGGCTGTTCGCCACGACCGCCGTTCACCTCGTTCTCGAAGCAATCGAGGTGCACGGGGTCCGCAAGTACCTTGCCTTGTGGAAGGGTTATCAGGACCAGCCGTTGGGGCAGGCTTTGCACGGCATTCTGATGGATGAATTCAAGCACGAAGACGTGTTGGTCACACAATTGACTGCCCGCAAGATCAATGCGGCAAAAATCCGAAACATCTTTCTGAGGTTGAACGATGGGCTGGTCGAGATTCTAGGAGCCGTGAGCGGATTCTTCGGAGCTTTCGGAAAAGCCGGCACAGTCCTGATTGCCGCCGCAACGACGGCGGTCGCAGGGGCCATTTCCATGGGGGCAGGAGCGTTTCTCGACCTGAACTCTGAGCAGGAAGTGACGGCGACGGAACGCACGAAGAAGCTGTTCCTGGGAGAAGGCCAAGCGGACAGTGAATCTGGGGAACCACTGCTGAAGTCGGCGCTGCTTGTGGGATCCGCGTACTTTGCCGGAGCGCTGGTTCCGGTGGGGATGGACATCCGACGTCGGATCGTCCTCAACCTGACCATCATCACCGTCGCGGTCGGCGTCAGTTACGGTATCGGCCTGGCCGCCAAACAGTTCTGGGGAATTTCCATCTAGGCAACCAGAAGCCTATCGCACGTTGACCATCGGCAGGTCTCGTGAGCCTTCGGCCTCCTGCTGAATTCTCCGGCGCTCCGCTTTCGCCTCCTTCAGCACACTGTGCAATAACTCATCGCCGAGTTGGGTCAGCTGTGCGGCAGCGTCTTTCAACTCTGCATGCTCGACCGCCCGCGAGAACACTTCGGCCTTGGTAGCGCCCTTTTTCTGTCCCAAGAACGGCTTGATGATGAGATAGGCCACATCCCGGAAGGGCATGTACCGTAGGAAACGCCGCAATAATTTGAAGGTCTGGATCGGATAGCGGGTGAGTTTGTAGAGAAAGAGTTTCTTCAGGCCTTCCTGCCGCACCTGATTGATGACCGCTCCAGACAAACAAGTCGGATCGATCTCCGAACACTTAAAATACTTGTACCAATCCGCAGCGTCGCTCACCAGGCCGCGCTTGAGATATTCCTGCCACAGAGGCGTGCCTCGATAGACGCAGAGTCTGTTAAATCCGAAGGTATCCAACGGTAGTTTCGACGCAAAGTCGAAGGTCTTCTGCATGTCCTCGACGGTTTCGTCGGGATTACCCACGGTGAAGAAGCCATGGACGATTTCGACCCCGGCCTTCTTGGCGTTGTTCACGGCGGTTTCGACTTCCGCCAGCGTCTGCTCCTTCTGGAGGCGATCCAAAATCTTTTGGCTCCCGCTTTCAATACCGAACATCACCGTCCTGCAATGGGCCTTGGCCATCGCGGGGAAGAGATGTTGTGCCACCGAATCGACGCGGCCTTCGATCCCCCATTGAATGGAGAGCTTGGCATCGAGAATACCGGTGCAAATCGCATCGATCCGCTTCGGTTGCAACAAAAAGTGATCATCGACAAAATACACAGACCCATATCCGTTGGCTTCAAGATATTTGAGTTCCTCGACGACATGTTGTGCCGTTCGCGCCCGCCACTTGCCTTCGTTGAAGATCGGGATGTCGCAGAAGACGCAGGGCCAGGGGCACCCGCGAGACGTTTGCATGGTCGTAAACCGCTCCATGGACAACACGGCCGGGACATCCAGGGGCATGGATTCGACGAAATCCAACTCCAAACTTTCCCGATCCGGGAAGGGCCACTGATCCAGGTGCCGCTCCATGGCCCGGTTCGGATTGTTGATCACCTGACCGTCTTTCGCCCAGGTCACACCGCCCACATCCTGCGGATCGTCGATGCACTCGAGCAAATCCAGCAGCAGTTGCTCGCCATCCCCCCGACAGACGAAATCCACTTCCGGGCATTGCAGTTTGACGAGCCCGGCATTGAGGCTGGCGAACACTCCGCCGAAGGCCAGTTTTACCTTGCCGTCGGTCGCGCGAATCTGGCGGGCCAAAACCTTCGCGTAGGGATAACTGGTGGTGCTGAGAAAACTCATCCCGACCAGCGCCGGCTTCCGCCGATTGATCTGTTCGATAATGAAATCGTTAGGTGTCTCCGGATTGGCTTGGTCGAACATCACGCATTCGTGTCCCGCCCGTTTGAGTACGGACGAGAGGGACATGATGCCGATGGGCGGGAAACCCATCACCCTGATGCGTCCGTTCTTGGCGCGAGTTTTTGCTGGAAGCGCGTAAAACTGAGGGTCACGCACGTGGATGAGGAACACGAGCATCGTGGCATCCTTTCATACGGACAGTAACCGGGGCTCCTTACATCGCCACCGCGTCTCCTGAAGGGAGGCCGATCCTATCTCGTGTCATAAACGAACAAGGTATGCTCCTAGGGCCATTCGACCCATAAAGGATAGCCTACAGTACCACGTCTTTCGCGAGGGAGGAAAGAAAGAATCTGCAACGACTGTCGTGTCTAGAAACACCAAGAGGGCATCGGATGGGTTCCGACGCCCTCTTAGGAAAGCTTCCGTACCGTACCGTCAGCGGCCGAGCGCCGCCCTCACCGCATGGCCGATCTCGGCGGGATTCTTCACCACCCGCACTCCGGCCGCTTCAAGGGCCTTCATTTTTTCGGTCGCGGTGCCCTTGCCGCCGGAGATGATCGCACCGGCGTGGCCCATTCGGCGGCCGGGAGGCGCCGTAATGCCGGCGATAAAACTGATGACCGGCTTCTTGACATGCTTTTTGATGTACTCAGCGGCTTTTTCCTCAGCATCACCGCCGATTTCTCCGATCATGACGACGGCTTGAGTTTCAGCATCTTTCTCGAACAACGGCAAGACATCGACAAACCCGGTACCGTTGACCGGATCGCCGCCAATCCCGACGCAGGTCGTCTCCCCCAATCCGAGCGTCGAAAGTTGGTGGACCGCCTCATACGTCAAGGTGCCGCTGCGTGAGACTACGCCGACGACGCCGCGCTTGTGGATGAACCCAGGCATGATGCCGATCTTGGCTTCATCGACGGTAATGACTCCTGGACAGTTCGGGCCGATCAATCGCACATCGCGACCGCGCAACGCCCGCTTCACCTTCACCATGTCGTTGACGGGAAT
Proteins encoded in this region:
- a CDS encoding Thioredoxin-like, whose translation is MADQSIQSSVGTVARTGPSRTIVVLAAAAILGVMFLVVWLQSSKYEPLIVGKEAPDFQLPDLNDKQLRLSDYRGKVVFLNFWATWCKPCREEMPSMEVLYKNFEKDGLVILAVSIDRVTTKKEIPPFVKGLNLTFPVLVDSWGQTDKRYKLMGVPETYIIDQQGILREKVIGPRDWTRLDNLKVLTQLLKSSEKAARASSPQDVPAL
- a CDS encoding Succinyl-CoA ligase [ADP-forming] alpha chain — protein: MSILVNKNTRVVVQGITGKEGSFHATQCKAYGTKMVAGVTPGKAGQEVEGIPVFNTVADAVKKTECDTSLIFVPPPFCADAILEAADAGIKLIICITEGIPVNDMVKVKRALRGRDVRLIGPNCPGVITVDEAKIGIMPGFIHKRGVVGVVSRSGTLTYEAVHQLSTLGLGETTCVGIGGDPVNGTGFVDVLPLFEKDAETQAVVMIGEIGGDAEEKAAEYIKKHVKKPVISFIAGITAPPGRRMGHAGAIISGGKGTATEKMKALEAAGVRVVKNPAEIGHAVRAALGR
- a CDS encoding S-adenosylmethionine synthetase, which codes for MRHNYLFTSESVTEGHPDKIADQISDGILDAIIAQDKHSRVACETILTTGIAFVAGEISTKAYVEIPDIIREVIKDVGYTDASWGFDSNTCSVLTSIHQQSSDIAMGVDSGGAGDQGLMFGYATNETAELMPMPIVLAHRLTKRLAEVRKKKILKWVRPDGKSQVTVEYKDGKPFRIDTIVVSTQHSPDVTNKQIEKELMEHVIRPSMPKGLYDPTSVKHHINPTGRFVVGGPMGDTGLTGRKIIVDTYGGHGSHGGGAFSGKDPSKVDRSASYMARYIAKNIVAAGLAAKCEVQLAYAIGVADPVSVLVDTKDTEKVAPEILDKLVRKHFPMTPRGIIDHLKLRRPIFKKTAAYGHFGRNEPEFTWEKIDKAKALRKDAGR
- a CDS encoding Cytochrome c-type biogenesis protein CcsA/ResC, producing MRSLFLFDMTFWLYLAALGLYVAYLFAKRPAMQLAAAGHPIDDIEERDGAWATQLGQVATLVTVFGWVLNTLALTTRAFERMQHSGTFAPWSNQFEAMAYVSWAIILGYVLLEFRYRIKAVGAFVVGIGFIAMGAASLLPYRYQTAEPLVPALNSYWIYIHVSVTLTSYAAFAMAGGLGLMYLFKERAVNRGSQSRFYAAFPDLETIDELGYKAIMLGFPLLAFGIILGAMWANYAWGGYWSWDPKETWSLIVWLIYGAYIHARMTRGWEGHKAAIYAIFGFLMVIFCFWGVNFLLSGLHAYA
- a CDS encoding Adenosylhomocysteinase, with product MDYDVKDMGLADQGKLKIEWAEATMPVLRLIRKRFEREQPLQGIRVTACLHVTTETANLMKTLKAGGADVRLCASNPLSTQDDVAAALVHHESIPTFAIKGEDNKTYYRHIESAIAHKPHLSMDDGADVVSHLHSKRKELLRNVIGGTEETTTGVIRLRSMAEKKVLKFPVISVNDADTKHMFDNRYGTGQSTMDGIVRATNRLICGSKVVVAGYGWCGRGIAMRARGMGADVIVTEIDPLKGLEAVMDGFRVMPMGEAAPIGDFFVTVTGNLKVIRGEHFAAMKDGAIVCNSGHFNVELDIPALEKLSKKKLAVRSGVDQYTLKNGRRVSLLGEGRLVNLATAEGHPSSVMDMSFANQALGAEFIVKNYKKLEKKVYPVPADIDKEISRLKLAGMGVAIDKLTREQVKYLASWEMGT
- a CDS encoding Radical SAM domain protein, with protein sequence MLVFLIHVRDPQFYALPAKTRAKNGRIRVMGFPPIGIMSLSSVLKRAGHECVMFDQANPETPNDFIIEQINRRKPALVGMSFLSTTSYPYAKVLARQIRATDGKVKLAFGGVFASLNAGLVKLQCPEVDFVCRGDGEQLLLDLLECIDDPQDVGGVTWAKDGQVINNPNRAMERHLDQWPFPDRESLELDFVESMPLDVPAVLSMERFTTMQTSRGCPWPCVFCDIPIFNEGKWRARTAQHVVEELKYLEANGYGSVYFVDDHFLLQPKRIDAICTGILDAKLSIQWGIEGRVDSVAQHLFPAMAKAHCRTVMFGIESGSQKILDRLQKEQTLAEVETAVNNAKKAGVEIVHGFFTVGNPDETVEDMQKTFDFASKLPLDTFGFNRLCVYRGTPLWQEYLKRGLVSDAADWYKYFKCSEIDPTCLSGAVINQVRQEGLKKLFLYKLTRYPIQTFKLLRRFLRYMPFRDVAYLIIKPFLGQKKGATKAEVFSRAVEHAELKDAAAQLTQLGDELLHSVLKEAKAERRRIQQEAEGSRDLPMVNVR